In Methanobacterium sp., one DNA window encodes the following:
- a CDS encoding proteasome-activating nucleotidase — MEDMSKNMMKKTEDLKKEIKLLKEENTKTKRNLMWKVRKLEKDKVLVENEKMRLDREVKSLRGEIERFRSPPLVVATVTEVLEDGKLVVKSSTGPHFVIGFSRLFDTESLEPGSRVALNQQTFSIVNVLPSEKDPIITGMEVEEKPEVSYEEIGGLEEQVVEIKETVELPLKKPELFTNIGIEPPKGVLLYGPPGTGKTLLAKAVANETNATFIKIVASEFVKKYIGEGARLVRGVFELAKEKAPSIIFIDEIDAIAAKRLKSSTSGDREVQRTLMQLLAEMDGFESRGDVGIVAATNRPDILDPALLRPGRFDRFIEVPIPNEDGRMEILKIHTSSMSLDEEVDIRLVASLTEGASGADLKAICTEAGMFAIREERSTVTMNDFMDATDKIVGLEKEEEVKREAGVMYG, encoded by the coding sequence ATGGAAGACATGTCCAAAAATATGATGAAAAAAACTGAAGACCTTAAAAAGGAAATAAAACTTCTGAAAGAAGAAAATACTAAAACAAAACGAAATCTAATGTGGAAAGTTAGAAAACTCGAAAAAGATAAAGTTTTAGTTGAAAATGAAAAAATGAGGCTGGATAGGGAAGTAAAATCCCTGAGAGGTGAGATTGAAAGATTCAGATCCCCTCCACTAGTTGTAGCCACAGTAACAGAAGTTCTTGAAGATGGGAAACTGGTTGTTAAAAGCAGTACTGGACCCCATTTTGTCATTGGCTTTTCACGTTTATTTGATACTGAATCCCTTGAACCAGGTTCAAGAGTTGCTTTAAACCAGCAGACTTTCAGTATCGTAAATGTATTGCCTTCTGAAAAAGACCCTATTATAACTGGAATGGAAGTAGAAGAAAAACCTGAAGTAAGCTATGAAGAAATAGGCGGACTTGAAGAGCAGGTTGTTGAAATTAAAGAAACAGTTGAATTACCACTTAAAAAACCAGAATTATTTACAAATATTGGAATTGAACCTCCAAAAGGAGTGCTTTTATACGGCCCTCCAGGAACTGGAAAGACCCTACTTGCAAAAGCAGTAGCAAATGAAACCAATGCAACATTTATAAAAATAGTTGCATCAGAATTTGTTAAAAAATACATTGGTGAAGGTGCAAGATTAGTTAGAGGTGTTTTCGAACTTGCAAAAGAAAAAGCCCCAAGTATAATCTTCATCGATGAAATTGACGCAATTGCAGCAAAGAGACTTAAAAGTTCTACAAGTGGTGACAGAGAAGTTCAGAGAACTCTTATGCAGTTACTTGCAGAGATGGATGGTTTTGAATCCAGGGGAGATGTTGGTATTGTTGCAGCGACCAACAGACCCGATATATTAGACCCTGCACTTTTACGTCCTGGAAGATTTGATAGGTTTATAGAAGTCCCAATACCAAATGAAGATGGAAGAATGGAGATTCTGAAGATACACACCAGTTCAATGTCTTTAGATGAAGAAGTAGATATCAGACTTGTTGCATCACTTACAGAAGGTGCTTCTGGTGCAGATCTTAAAGCAATCTGTACTGAAGCTGGTATGTTTGCGATAAGGGAAGAAAGATCTACTGTTACCATGAACGACTTTATGGACGCAACTGACAAAATTGTAGGTCTGGAAAAAGAAGAAGAAGTTAAAAGAGAAGCCGGCGTAATGTACGGTTAA